The DNA window tttaccctctgagccaccagagaagccacttaCCATCATGACCCTatgtaaaaaggaagaaaaaaactgagCACAGGCTAGGTCTGAGGTCAGTCTCAGATGGCCAGTTGTGCCAGCTATTTCTAAGACATACCAGGCCCAGACTTGTCCAGGACCCAAAATAAATCTGCCTGGATCTATCAGAACTTTTGAATTGGAACTGAAAGTAATTTAAATTAACTCACTTTCTTTGTTCACACCCTCTTAAGATGATTTTATTAAAAGATTCTACATGAGTATTTTCACTTGGGTGGAACTAGAATCATAAAATGGGAAGCCCCAGGCAGGTGCAAATTCAAATAGGAGGTCTCAAAGGCTCAAAAACTACCATATTTCTGAAGTTGATCCAAATGCATAAAAATAGCAGTAAATcactcacttctttttttttttttcactcacttCTTCAAAGAGAGTTACATACTAAATTGCAGGGAAATTTATTAGCACAtctaatctgaaaaagaaagttcTTGTATATTTATAAGGGTGTGACAAGCAGgaggtagatggggaaaaaaatctagttGCTACCAGTTTTTATTCCAAATTGTAtcagtttattaaaaacaaataatttacaaAGGAAGTAGTCCATAACTCTagtagaaaattaatacaaatcagaagtatatatattttacattaagtGGTATTAATACAGTTGCAGGTAGTAGTTAATATGGCTATATATACATGATGTTTATAGATGAGATTATGCTTACCTTCTTGCCAACACCAACGTTTTGgaaaatgttaatataatattggtggtggtttagttgcttagtcatgtccgactcttgcaaccccatggaccgtggcctaccaggctcctctgtgcatggaattctccaggcaagaatactggagtgggttgccatttccttctctaggagatcttcctgacccaggaatcgaacccaggtctcctgcattgcaggcagattctttaccaaatgagctacaaggaaagcctcAAGATAATATtacctttacttaaaaaaattcagcaaaaGTAGTCTACTTGGCATTCTGTCATCATCATTTTGGTGAGCTGCAATGTAATAGTAATTTATGTTCATGATTTGGTGGTATTGAAAGATCCCCCACATGTCTTTTAGTTATCAAACAAAGATAGAATAtacagtgggttttttttccaaCTTGAAAGCAGTCAATGtttattaggggcttccctggtggctcagcagtaaagaatctgcctacaaagcaggaaaTCTGGAAGATGTgtgttcaatacctgggtcaggaagattccctggaggaggagatggcaacccactccagtattctttcctggaaaatcccatggacagaggagcctggtggcctatagtccatggggttgcagagaggcaGAGGACACAACCgaatgactgagcacagtgtTTATTAACTGagcaaattacaaaaataatcacGGTAGATACCTTAGTTCATCCTTGTAATAAGCCTGTTGATCTGGTCTTCCCTGTTGTCAGCATTTCCGCTTTCTACAAAATGGGTGgtctttttcttcattccacCTTGTGGAGAAGACAGTTTGAAGGGCCACAGGAAGTTGTTTCCTTCTTTGAAACAGTTTCCAACAGTACAGATCTCATGAATCAGATCCTCCATGCAGAAGATGCCATATTTACCAAGAGATCGAGCAATCAACATGTTATCCATCAGGGCAATTCGCTTCTTGTTGATTTTGCCATAGCCACGCTTGCAGATCAGTTCATTTACGGACTTTAGATTTGGGTACCCCCAAACAATGTATGGTTCCACAGTTTCCAGCATGTTAACTGAAGTCTTGGTGAGCTTCACAAAGGTGCCATTGAAGATCTGTGAGAGGTGAAGAAGCTGCAACACTTTTCAAACCTTTGTGCTCACACCACTGATACCTCTGATCCTGATGACAAATGCCAGTTTGGGTTCCACAGTACATAGATTGATGACTTTTTGTGCCACCATAGTCATTTGAATTTCCGTTCTGTACATCTGCCTGTATTCCTTGTGATATTGCTTGGCTTTTTCATAGATAAATTTCCTCCTTGCCTTTTGAAGCTTCTTTTGGGCAAGCTTCTTCCTCAGGCACCTGATCTTAAATTCTGCaaaattctttcactttttcttaagGGTTTTTGGCACAGCAAGaaccttctttttctcctcttctggcACCCTTCATGGTTCCAGCTGGGAAAGAGGTTTGATacagttttgcttgtttgttttgaacTTTAATGTAGTTTTAAGGGTGAGTTATTTTATGACCCTTGGAGtcttaaaaatttgttaaatcACATATGGTCTAGAAATGAATTCTCTTAATCAGAAAATGCAGTTAACAAGAAAAATCCATCCTCTAAGCTTGCACTctaacagaaatttttaaaaatttattttaattttggaggataattgctttacaatgttgtattggtttctgctgtacagcagcatGGATCAGCCGTGaatatacacatgtcccctccctcttgaacctccctcccaccacccatcatcttacccctctaggttgtcacagaacactggatTGAGCtcccctgtgttatatagcaatttcccattagctatctattaaTGTatattctacacacacacacatacacaagctcagacggtaaaagaatctgcctgcaacgcaggagacccgggtttgatccctgggtagagaagatcccctggagaaggaaatggcaacccgctccagtattcttgcctggagaatcccatggacagtacagtcgcaaagagtctgacacgactgagcaactaacactttcaatgtATATTCTAATGGAAaaacttgaaaggaaaaaaggaaatgtggACAGGGCAAaacatttcctctttttataaaccTTGAACTGATATGCCCTTCACCAATTACATAGGGTCCCTTGGGCCTCAGAACTTTCCACAAGCGTTTCGGTCTCTATGGCGATGCGTGACAGCTGAAGCCAAGCCCAGGTGTTAAGGCGGAGGCAGGCTCTGGGTGAGCTTGGGGAGGAAGTCTGGCCGCAGAAGCCATGGAGGGTCGATCCTGAGCCTTTTGGACAGACCGCTCTGCCTTGCCAGGAGTCTGCAGAGCCGCCTGGACATGCCTGTCCTAACCTCCCCACTCGCCAGGGGAGCGGGTACGGCACACCCCCAGGTGGTAGCTCTGGAGGCGCAGATGCGCCTGAGGACCTCCCCTGGGACCCCACTTCCGCTGATGTTTAAACTTCACCCTTCTGGCGCCCTCAGAGGCTATGAATCTGGTGAAAGGAGTCCATTTTGCCTAGGCCCCTGGTCTCATGCAGCCGTTCAGCATCCCTGTTCAAATTACACTCCAGGGTGACCAGAGACGCCAGGGGAGGTAAGTCACCCCCAGAATCTCTCAGCCTTTATGGGCATCTCACTGAACAACTGGTTAGAAGAAGAGCGGCCTCAAGGAGCTCCGGGGTTGAGTCTGGCCTTTATCCTCAGAGGGTGTCCACTTGTCATGCCTGCCGAGGGAGCCTGGAGGCCTCCCCAGCAGCGCTGCTATCACAGGGTGCATCCTTCCTCGGCTTCCTCCTCTAGACGGCAAGTTCTTGGAGGCTAGGACTCTAACCTCCCTGGCTCTGCAGCAGTAGAACTCTGCCCAGCACACAGTTGGTGCTCAACGAATGTCTGTCAGTTGAATGAAGTTACTATCAGCATTGGTTTCATTGGTGAAAACTGCTTGGATCTTGGCGTCACagccagggttcaaatccagctCGCTTAAATGACTGTCTGActgtgggcaagttacttcacctctctctGCCCCATCCCCTTGTCTGCTGATGGAGGTAGTGGTGGTCTCTGCATGCCTTAGTATAAAAGCCAGTGCTACTTTCTgtactgtaccattttacatttcagcTGCTGTTATTAACCACCCGCCTCTACTATCTAAGGGGGAAGTGAGACCAGTTATCTTGAGGACCTCTTTCCTCCCCACGGGAATGCAAAGCAGAGGTGCTGTACATCTGCCTGCCCCCAGGAGTGGAGCAGTAGGGCACTGAGAAGTGGGCACCCACCTGGAGAGAGGAGCAATGCCTGAGGGTGTTGAGGACTGAGATATTAAGGCTTGCCAGCTTACTCCTGGGAGGGTACATTTCATAGCTATGTTTGCCCACTGTATCTGGAAACCTGGGTGGTTTGTTAGCAGCTTGAGTGGAGCTGGGAGctgagaaagtggaaacagtataAAGATCATAATGGTCATCACATCGCTCACTCCCATCTTCTGTAACTACGCTCATGCACCTTTGAGAGAGAGAATGCAGGAAAGTGAGAGAGGGGTTTGGATGGAGGtcagggctggaggaggaaggaacaaacagaagaaagagaccGAGGCAAAAACAC is part of the Bos indicus x Bos taurus breed Angus x Brahman F1 hybrid chromosome 1, Bos_hybrid_MaternalHap_v2.0, whole genome shotgun sequence genome and encodes:
- the LOC113892098 gene encoding 60S ribosomal protein L7-like gives rise to the protein MLETVEPYIVWGYPNLKSVNELICKRGYGKINKKRIALMDNMLIARSLGKYGIFCMEDLIHEICTVGNCFKEGNNFLWPFKLSSPQGGMKKKTTHFVESGNADNREDQINRLITRMN